Part of the Henckelia pumila isolate YLH828 chromosome 2, ASM3356847v2, whole genome shotgun sequence genome is shown below.
AATTGTGTCTCGAACATCTATCTCAGATTTGGAACCTTGAGGTTAGCTGTgttattattacttttatactgactcaaaaatttcattttttttaatttaattttatcacatatatatattcataataattaatatatgagcCCGGGGGCATTAGATGGTATTTTGAGTTAAGTCTCACGTTACCAATGAGTTTACAAACTTGAGGCATTACAAATGTAtcataaatataattataagtATCAAAATATATAGAGAGAATGgggaaattaaaagaaaaaggtTAATTTTAGAGAGAGCAAAAGAAAATGTCAAACTAATCTTCATTATATCGTCTCCTAGAACTAATGACACACAAAAAGGCCATTAATCATGGCTTTAATTATTAAACCTTGACATTTCTAATTAACATAATGAGTACCATTCCCTAACCAATTTTCCAAACTGTCATCTCACACATATTCACACATCTTAGCAAGAAAACGTACGTTGAATTTTGGTGAGAAAATTAAAGTTGTCCATCccaagaattaaaaaaaaaaactaaagtactaatatatatatatatatatatatatatatatatacatgcatgtgATATATAGAGATacaaatgaaatatatatatatatatatatatatatatatgtgtgtgtgtgtgtgtgtgtgtgtgtgtgtgtgtgtgtgtgtgtatatggtAAGGGGTAAAAAGTTTCCATCCCAAGAAAGTATAAAATACTAAAATGGGGTTATCCATCAACTTGAAAGTCGAGAAAAGGGAATGAATGAACATCTAATTTCATCACTTCTTCCAAATTCCAAGTTTCCCCTTCTCCCCCCACCCAATAATCCCCAAACCCTCTCACATTTTCCACTTCATGAACATGATTATTACTAATATCGACACTACAATATTGGTCATGAGCTATCTTACTCGTGTTATTATTAAAAACGTCGGGCGAATAGTTTTTCGTTTTCGAGCTTTCTCTAGTCATGTTGTTTGTGCAGTTGATCTCCGAAGCTGTACTATCAAGAATCTCCCCTTCCCCGACCCAATGTTCATGATACTCAATCTTGGGTTGTACGTCGAAGTACATACCGGTTTTCGGAAAATACTTGTGATCAGTACCGTATGGATCCATGATGGGATGATTGATTAATGGAGCCATGGAAGTAGTCGATATTGTTAATGAATCCATGATCATGTCCATGACCATGTCATGGTCTTGCATGGCCATGATGAGTCCATGATGATCTGTAATATTTTGGTCTATGGATGAATCGCTGgtgatgggatcggaggttgaGGAGTTGGAATTCTTGAGTCTTTTCTTTATCGTAGAGTTCCAGAAATTCTTGATTTCGTTATCTGTGCGACCGGGGAGACGTGATGCAATTTGAGACCACCTGAAAATGAAATTTAGGAGATGATTGATCTGATCCAAGAATATGCTTAATTAAACTAAAATGGAAGAAGAAGCTTAAGGTTTCGTGTGAGACGATGAGAAAGGTCGACCGATCCTTATCTGCGTTGAAggataatacttttgacataaaaattaatgtttttttactAATGAGGTCGGGTTGGAGATTAGTATAGTGAAAGATAacatttttaacataaaaaatcatattttttcactaatcaatatttttgaaataaaaaataatattgtttcATTAATCAGTTGTGAAaaggtaatatatatatatatatatatatatatatatatttgtaaatTAACGATGTCAATGGAGTAGggtaaaattgttttgattattaaaatatttgggAAAGATGAGgaataatattgaataaataatactatAATTGGTTTGATTCATTTctcaataatataattaattaattaaattaaatataaaagaaagaTATAAAGGATTAATATTGCAGTTTTAGTTCAATTAGTTGATTGATGTTATAAGATGAGTGATTACTGATACCCAAGTATTTGGAatgataatttttttccaaaaaatcatattaTCTTTTCTTTTTAAAGAATGAAAAAAACAAGATCATTCTTTTTGAATAAATGGTTTCTTTGAgatttcaatttttaaaaaattcaaaatatattaaaacctAACCACCTCTTCAAAAGTTTAGCTTGATATAAAACCATTgccaaaatattatattatattatatatatatatatatatatatatcaaaatcatgcatcatatttatgtTAAATTCCAAAATAATCTTCCCTCTTCTTATATCCTCTTCTTTTCAAAGTATTTGTATATCCGACCCCTTCTGATTAATTTCATGGAAGAAAAACGTGAAATGTAATAAACCTAGAGGTACGTAGAAGCTAAAATTTAATCAGTAAGGAacaatattatttaataatatataatttggcCGCtagaaaattttagattttcttaaaaataaattcatatgcCTGTCAAAAGCCATAATCTTTATTCGTAGGTGGTGTTTGcgagagcttctaggaagcacttttCAGTTTTTCgtcaacaaaatttcaaaattttgttaagaaaaacattaaaaatgctTCTTAAAAACTCTTTCAAACACTACGGTAATACAATTAGTAATTTAGTACTCCATGCAAAGCAATTAAgatatacaaaaaataaaaataaaaactacatTAATGAAGATTACACGAAATTAAGTTGATACGAAAACCTGTTGCCGAGAAGAGAATGAAGGTGGACAATAATCCCTTCTTCCTGCGACGAAAACGCGCCGCGCTTGAGATCAGGTCTCAGGTAGTTGATCCACCGCAGGCGGCAGCTCTTGCCGCAGCGCTGCAGGCCGGCGTTTCTGGCCACGTCGCTCCAGCAGCCTTGCCCATTGCTGACCATGTAATTCATCAGCTTCTCGTCTTCCTCCGGCGACCACAGCCCCTTCCGCAACTTCGCGGCTGCGCCACCGTTGTTCTTCTCAGCTGCAGGCTTTCTCATTAAGTAAttcttgattgattgattgatcgcAAGGAGGCAATGTTTTTTGGCTTATTAATATATACTTGATTTCCGCAACTGTTTTGATGTGAAGGAGgggtgtgtgtatatatatatatgtgtgtacaAAGGACAAGAAATTAATGAAACATGAATGCTAATATTACAACGCAAGAGTGTATTTGATCGGGGGGAGATGGGCAAGAGGCTTCACCAGAGTGGGAAAATGATTATCgttatgatgatgatggcgatggtTGTGGCCTGCATGTGgggtatctttttttttttttgttgcttAGAAACGGGGGAATTTAATCAGGGGAATATGTAAAACTCACATTACTAATCACAGTAAAGGTAGACTATtatctatatttaattttgatataTACCCTCAGCGTCTTTTGTTGGACATCTCATAAACGTCACAAGATATTCATTTACATGTCGTGGAAGAAGTTTCTTGACCCTCAAAAGAGATTGACGTACATTCCACAAGACACtgttaggtagtgtttgggagagcttttaaaaagtatttttcagcttttcgttaacaaaattttccaaaattttaaatttttgttaacgaaaagctGAAAAGTGCTTTTAATAAGCTCTGGCCGTTGAAAATTAAATGGCCaacttttattttaaaaaaaagaaaaagtaattttttaaaaaatgaaggGTTGGGATGATCGGGCCGTTGATCTTCAATGGCCATATCTATCCCACCtatgtatttaaaaaaattattaaaaatttaaaaaaattaaaaaaatatgaattttttttaaaattctgaaaaagTACAAAcggttatatttttaaaattcaagcATTCTTCTATAAATAGATTTGGATACATCTCATAAAATTCACAATTTTTACTACTTGAATTCCAAAAATTCTATATTCTCCAACTTTCATTATATTTTCAATTCAATTTCGAAAATGGATTCATGGAAAAATAATGATCTCAATACTCCTTCACCAAATAATTCCCAATTCACCGACGAGCAAATGTTGAGTTTTATGTTCAACCAAACTCAATTCTCCCAAAATCTCATCGAAGTCTCGTCTCCTACCTTTGAAGCCTCGTCTACTAAAtctaaaagaaaaggaaaaaatattGTCGTTGGAGATGGTGGCGAAGGCATCAAAAGGAAACCTTGGACGAAGGTTGAAGATGAACGTCTCGCAAAGTCATGGTGCAATGCTTCAACCAATCCGGCACTTGAAAATGATCAAAGCAACTCGAGTTTTTGGGGATTGGTTTGGAATGAATAACCATGAGTTACCAAATGGATGGAAAGTACGTTCATCGGACATGCGGCAGCATTGGAATGATGTTTCAAAACGAGTGTTCGTCTTCCAAAATATAATGAGTGAACTTGAAGC
Proteins encoded:
- the LOC140878604 gene encoding transcription factor MYB46-like; protein product: MRKPAAEKNNGGAAAKLRKGLWSPEEDEKLMNYMVSNGQGCWSDVARNAGLQRCGKSCRLRWINYLRPDLKRGAFSSQEEGIIVHLHSLLGNRWSQIASRLPGRTDNEIKNFWNSTIKKRLKNSNSSTSDPITSDSSIDQNITDHHGLIMAMQDHDMVMDMIMDSLTISTTSMAPLINHPIMDPYGTDHKYFPKTGMYFDVQPKIEYHEHWVGEGEILDSTASEINCTNNMTRESSKTKNYSPDVFNNNTSKIAHDQYCSVDISNNHVHEVENVRGFGDYWVGGEGETWNLEEVMKLDVHSFPFLDFQVDG